The DNA region CGGCAAGACCAGGAACAGTGCCAGGATGAGCAGGCCGGTTATGGTCAGCGCCACGCGGGCCGCGGGAGACTCGGTGATGCGGACGCCGGGATGGGGGGATGATCGGAAAAGGGCCATGGGGTTCTACCTTTCCATGGCGTTGCGGCGGCGCGCGTCCAGGCCGTTCACCAGCAGCAGCAGAATGAACGAGGCGACCAGCATCACGGCCGCAATCGCACTGGCGCCAGCATAATCATATTGTTCCAGGCTGATGACGATCAGCAAGGGGGCGATCTCGCTGATGCCGGGCATGTTGCCGGCGATGAAAATCACGGAGCCGTATTCACCGACGCCACGCGCGAATGCCAGGGCGAACCCCGCGCTGATCGCCGGCGCCAGGACCGGCATGATCACCCGCCGCAGTGTCTGCCAGCGCCCGGCGCCCAGCGATGCCGCCGCCTCTTCAATCTCGCGATCCAGATCTTCGAGCACGGGCTGGATGGTGCGGACCACGAAGGGCAGGCCGATGAACACCATGGCGACGATCACGCCTGCGGGTGTGAAGGCGATATGCAGGCCGAGCGCCGCCAATGGCGCGCCGATCCATCCGTTTGGTGCCGTGAGCGCGGTGAGTGCAATGCCGGCGACGGCGGTCGGCAGCGCGAAAGGCAGGTCGACGATGGCATCGGCCAGCCGTTTGCCAGGAAAGTCATAGCGCACCAGCACCCAGGCGACCACGAGCCCCAGAAGGCTCGATATCATCGCCGCGGCCAGCGATCCGCCGAAGCTGAGCCGATAGGCCGCGAGCGCACGGCCCGAGAAGGCGCGCGCGGCGATCTCGTCGAGGCTGAGTCCCGCCGCCCGCAGAAAGACTGCGGACAGCGGGATCAGAATGATCGCCGACAGCCAGAACACCGTCAGGCCGAGTGCCGGCCCGAAGCCCGGCAGCGGCCCGGCCTGGCTGCGTGATGCGGACCGGTTCTGCGGTGTGGGCCGGTTGGGCGGACCGATTTTGCGCATCAGGATCATTTCCCGGTGACGATCTGGTCGAAGATGCCGCCATCGTTGA from Tistrella bauzanensis includes:
- the cysT gene encoding sulfate ABC transporter permease subunit CysT, whose amino-acid sequence is MRKIGPPNRPTPQNRSASRSQAGPLPGFGPALGLTVFWLSAIILIPLSAVFLRAAGLSLDEIAARAFSGRALAAYRLSFGGSLAAAMISSLLGLVVAWVLVRYDFPGKRLADAIVDLPFALPTAVAGIALTALTAPNGWIGAPLAALGLHIAFTPAGVIVAMVFIGLPFVVRTIQPVLEDLDREIEEAAASLGAGRWQTLRRVIMPVLAPAISAGFALAFARGVGEYGSVIFIAGNMPGISEIAPLLIVISLEQYDYAGASAIAAVMLVASFILLLLVNGLDARRRNAMER